A genomic stretch from Astatotilapia calliptera chromosome 4, fAstCal1.2, whole genome shotgun sequence includes:
- the zc3h7a gene encoding zinc finger CCCH domain-containing protein 7A isoform X1, whose product MSGACLDRRTRWQEIQKGLQFIQSTLPFPGSQEQYEVFIKDLVWNLFGEGNDVFREGEWTKSIEMFTEALNIADYAESEDICVQTGLLEKLYANRAAAYLNIVPGLYDQALEDCEKALRLNEGNYRALYRKARALKELGRHQEAYEAVAKCSLAVPQDSSVTQLTQDLAKTLGLKIRKAYVRSKPALNVLRGSSYQDASCDKFSYGSDSVENIEIEVPQLTQDSSVLTPGPAPIQLPVAVHLPLNEAVVDELPSTNNISSVPSSEPPGFESVALPVSASTSDPLPALTFVNGCRASKPYPILDTSQDFDTDIIGDDLDDLLDQAGPESTMVIPTVKGPLPLPASIASGSSMSSPFLMPSHINPFLPSGPHQCTVTLPPLYHKSGSSAYFGMDTFDPISPPLDSLDSLSISDFKPVSDYAPSGFLPQINNNHTPMGMAVGMPDVKGLPAAVDLAKNPLAETHEFKQACSVCYVKTGPGVLDYTLHTEDHKCKKDVLLGRIKHLPDKTWKLIRPRPTKTQYVGPYYICKEVAVGKDCLYPGHCTFAYCQEEIDVWTLERKGFISRELLFDPFGPNSNIRLTVPKILQEHHGIFMFLCGVCFDHKPRIISKTNKDDPSVCSHPVTKHDFEDHKCLVHILKENTVRYSKIRPLSPHCQLDLCRHEVRYGCVREDDCFYAHSLIELKVWMMQHELGITHENIVQEANKFWNATASLQGAQQLPSALRRFGPPNLKMMFVCGQCWRNGQLSEADKNKKYCTAKARHTWAKDRRVVLVSSHERKKWTTVRPLPTKKPIPSQFEICMHVTAGKKCQYIGNCTFAHSVEERDLWTYMKENNIGDMDQLYEQWLQSQRPGWGDETSTNSVRENGKQIHMPTDYAEEVAGNHCWLCGKNCNSEKQWQQHITSEKHKERVFNSEDDQNCWQYRFPTGTFKVCERFLKGTCTEDDLCKLAHGEQELKEWRERREFLLMKLAKATKDHLIAPNDNDFGKYSFLLKDIK is encoded by the exons ATCAACCCTTCCATTTCCTGGGAGTCAGGAGCAGTATGAG GTGTTCATAAAGGACCTTGTGTGGAATCTGTTTGGAGAAGGAAACGACGTGTTTAGGGAAGGAGAATGGACAAAATCCATCGAGATGTTTACTGAAGCACTGAATATAGCAGATTATGCTGAATCAGAAGATATCTGTGTTCAAACAGGTTTACTAGAAAAGCTGTATGCAAATCGAGCTGCGGCATACCTAAATATTGTTCCG gGACTCTATGACCAAGCACTAGAAGACTGTGAAAAGGCTCTCCGGTTGAATGAGGGCAACTACAGAGCTCTGTACAGAAAAGCAAGAGCCTTGAAAGAGTTGGGGCGACATCAAGAGGCCTATGAGGCTGTTGCCAAATGCTCTCTAGCAGTGCCTCAG GACTCCAGTGTCACACAGCTGACTCAGGACCTTGCCAAAACTTTGGGGTTGAAAATCCGTAAAGCTTATGTGAGGAGTAAG cctGCCTTGAATGTTTTGAGAGGATCAAGTTATCAAGATGCGTCATGTGACAAG ttttcttatGGCTCAGATTCGGTTGAAAATATAGAAATTG AAGTGCCTCAGTTAACCCAGGATAGCAGTGTTTTGACTCCAGGACCAGCTCCCATCCAACTTCCGGTGGCAGTGCACCTACCTCTGAATGAAGCAGTGGTGGATGAACTCCCCTCTACCAACAATATTTCATCTGTCCCCTCATCTGAACCTCCAGGCTTCGAATCTGTCGCCCTACCTGTGTCTGCATCCACGTCCGATCCCCTCCCTGCACTCACATTCGTAAATGGGTGCCGAGCCAGTAAGCCTTACCCAATTCTTGATACTAGTCAAGATTTTGATACGGACATCATTGGGGACGACCTAGATGATCTTCTGGACCAAGCTGGCCCCGAATCTACTATG GTTATTCCTACGGTGAAGGGGCCTCTTCCTTTACCTGCCAGTATTGCCTCAGGCAGTTCCATGTCAAGTCCATTCCTGATGCCATCGCACATCAACCCTTTTCTCCCCAGTGGTCCACATCAGTGCACTGTAACGCTGCCGCCTCTCTATCACAAATCGGGGTCAAGTGCGTATTTTGGTATGGACACTTTTGACCCCATTTCACCACCACTGGACTCTCTGGATAGTCTCAGCATATCAGACTTTAAACCAG TTTCAGATTATGCTCCAAGTGGATTCCTTCCACAG ATCAACAATAATCACACCCCAATGGGGATGGCTGTGGGTATGCCTGATGTAAaaggcctccctgctgctgttgATTTAGCAAAGAACCCCCTAGCTGAAACGCATGAATTCAAACAAGCCTGTTCAGTGTGCTATGTCAAAACTG GGCCTGGAGTGTTGGATTACACACTTCATACGGAAGACCATAAATGCAAAAAGGATGTATTACTTGGCAGAATCAAGCATTTGCCAGACAAAACATGGAAACTCATTCGACCCAGACCAACAAAAACTCAATATGTTGGACCTTATTACATTTGCAAAG AGGTGGCTGTTGGAAAAGATTGCTTGTATCCTGGCCACTGCACATTTGCATACTGCCAAGAAGAAATTGATGTTTGGACTCTGGAGCGGAAAGGATTTATTTCCAGAGAACTGCTCTTCGATCCTTTTGGGCCAAACTCCAACATCAGGTTGACTGTTCCCAAGATCTTGCAGGAGCATCATGGGAtattcatgtttctctgtggg GTGTGCTTTGACCACAAACCCAGAATAATCAGCAAGACCAACAAAGATGACCCTTCAGTTTGTTCTCATCCTGTGACAAAGCATGACTTTGAGGATCATAA GTGCCTGGTCCACATTTTGAAAGAGAATACAGTCCGGTATTCCAAAATAAGACCCTTGAGTCCCCATTGCCAGCTGGATCTTTGTCGCCACGAAGTCCGGTACGGTTGCGTGAGAGAGGATGACTGTTTCTACGCCCACAGCCTCATCGAGCTGAAGGTCTGGATGATGCAGCACGAGCTTG GTATCACTCACGAAAACATTGTCCAAGAGGCTAATAAGTTTTGGAATGCAACAGCTTCATTGCAGGGAGCTCAG CAGCTTCCCAGTGCACTGAGAAGATTTGGACCTCCGAATCTGAAGATGATGTTTGTTTGTGGCCAGTGCTGGAGAAACGGCCAACTAAGTGAAGCTGACAAAAACAAGAAGTATTGCACAGCCAAGGCAAGACACAC gTGGGCAAAAGACAGGCGGGTGGTGCTTGTAAGTTCCCATGAAAGGAAAAAGTGGACAACTGTAAGACCGCTTCCAACCAAAAAACCCATTCCATCTCAATTTGAG ATTTGCATGCATGTGACAGCTGGCAAGAAGTGTCAGTACATTGGGAACTGCACATTTGCTCACAGTGTGGAAGAAAGAGACCTTTGGACCTACATGAAGGAAAACAACA TTGGAGATATGGATCAACTTTATGAGCAATGGCTGCAGTCTCAAAGGCCTGGCTGGGGTGATGAAACTTCCACTAACTCAGTCAGAGAAAATGGGAAACAGATCCACATGCCAACTGACTACGCAGAGGAAGTG GCTGGCAATCATTGTTGGCTCTGTGGTAAAAACTGCAACAGTGAGAAGCAGTGGCAGCAGCATATCacttcagaaaaacacaaagaacgAGTTTTCAACTCTGAGGATGATCAGAATTGCTGGCAGTATCGATTTCCCACAGGCACTTTCAAAGTTTGTGAGAG GTTCCTCAAAGGCACGTGCACAGAGGATGACTTGTGTAAGCTGGCTCACGGGGAGCAGGAACTAAAAGAATGGAGGGAGCGCAGGGAATTCCTTTTGATGAAACTTGCCAAAGCCACAAAAGACCATCTTATAGCACCAAATGACAATGACTTTGGAAAATACAGTTTTCTGCTTAAAGACATTAAATAA
- the zc3h7a gene encoding zinc finger CCCH domain-containing protein 7A isoform X2, whose product MSGACLDRRTRWQEIQKGLQFIQSTLPFPGSQEQYEVFIKDLVWNLFGEGNDVFREGEWTKSIEMFTEALNIADYAESEDICVQTGLLEKLYANRAAAYLNIVPGLYDQALEDCEKALRLNEGNYRALYRKARALKELGRHQEAYEAVAKCSLAVPQDSSVTQLTQDLAKTLGLKIRKAYVRSKPALNVLRGSSYQDASCDKFSYGSDSVENIEIEVPQLTQDSSVLTPGPAPIQLPVAVHLPLNEAVVDELPSTNNISSVPSSEPPGFESVALPVSASTSDPLPALTFVNGCRASKPYPILDTSQDFDTDIIGDDLDDLLDQAGPESTMVIPTVKGPLPLPASIASGSSMSSPFLMPSHINPFLPSGPHQCTVTLPPLYHKSGSSAYFGMDTFDPISPPLDSLDSLSISDFKPVSDYAPSGFLPQINNNHTPMGMAVGMPDVKGLPAAVDLAKNPLAETHEFKQACSVCYVKTGPGVLDYTLHTEDHKCKKDVLLGRIKHLPDKTWKLIRPRPTKTQYVGPYYICKEVAVGKDCLYPGHCTFAYCQEEIDVWTLERKGFISRELLFDPFGPNSNIRLTVPKILQEHHGIFMFLCGVCFDHKPRIISKTNKDDPSVCSHPVTKHDFEDHKCLVHILKENTVRYSKIRPLSPHCQLDLCRHEVRYGCVREDDCFYAHSLIELKVWMMQHELGITHENIVQEANKFWNATASLQGAQLPSALRRFGPPNLKMMFVCGQCWRNGQLSEADKNKKYCTAKARHTWAKDRRVVLVSSHERKKWTTVRPLPTKKPIPSQFEICMHVTAGKKCQYIGNCTFAHSVEERDLWTYMKENNIGDMDQLYEQWLQSQRPGWGDETSTNSVRENGKQIHMPTDYAEEVAGNHCWLCGKNCNSEKQWQQHITSEKHKERVFNSEDDQNCWQYRFPTGTFKVCERFLKGTCTEDDLCKLAHGEQELKEWRERREFLLMKLAKATKDHLIAPNDNDFGKYSFLLKDIK is encoded by the exons ATCAACCCTTCCATTTCCTGGGAGTCAGGAGCAGTATGAG GTGTTCATAAAGGACCTTGTGTGGAATCTGTTTGGAGAAGGAAACGACGTGTTTAGGGAAGGAGAATGGACAAAATCCATCGAGATGTTTACTGAAGCACTGAATATAGCAGATTATGCTGAATCAGAAGATATCTGTGTTCAAACAGGTTTACTAGAAAAGCTGTATGCAAATCGAGCTGCGGCATACCTAAATATTGTTCCG gGACTCTATGACCAAGCACTAGAAGACTGTGAAAAGGCTCTCCGGTTGAATGAGGGCAACTACAGAGCTCTGTACAGAAAAGCAAGAGCCTTGAAAGAGTTGGGGCGACATCAAGAGGCCTATGAGGCTGTTGCCAAATGCTCTCTAGCAGTGCCTCAG GACTCCAGTGTCACACAGCTGACTCAGGACCTTGCCAAAACTTTGGGGTTGAAAATCCGTAAAGCTTATGTGAGGAGTAAG cctGCCTTGAATGTTTTGAGAGGATCAAGTTATCAAGATGCGTCATGTGACAAG ttttcttatGGCTCAGATTCGGTTGAAAATATAGAAATTG AAGTGCCTCAGTTAACCCAGGATAGCAGTGTTTTGACTCCAGGACCAGCTCCCATCCAACTTCCGGTGGCAGTGCACCTACCTCTGAATGAAGCAGTGGTGGATGAACTCCCCTCTACCAACAATATTTCATCTGTCCCCTCATCTGAACCTCCAGGCTTCGAATCTGTCGCCCTACCTGTGTCTGCATCCACGTCCGATCCCCTCCCTGCACTCACATTCGTAAATGGGTGCCGAGCCAGTAAGCCTTACCCAATTCTTGATACTAGTCAAGATTTTGATACGGACATCATTGGGGACGACCTAGATGATCTTCTGGACCAAGCTGGCCCCGAATCTACTATG GTTATTCCTACGGTGAAGGGGCCTCTTCCTTTACCTGCCAGTATTGCCTCAGGCAGTTCCATGTCAAGTCCATTCCTGATGCCATCGCACATCAACCCTTTTCTCCCCAGTGGTCCACATCAGTGCACTGTAACGCTGCCGCCTCTCTATCACAAATCGGGGTCAAGTGCGTATTTTGGTATGGACACTTTTGACCCCATTTCACCACCACTGGACTCTCTGGATAGTCTCAGCATATCAGACTTTAAACCAG TTTCAGATTATGCTCCAAGTGGATTCCTTCCACAG ATCAACAATAATCACACCCCAATGGGGATGGCTGTGGGTATGCCTGATGTAAaaggcctccctgctgctgttgATTTAGCAAAGAACCCCCTAGCTGAAACGCATGAATTCAAACAAGCCTGTTCAGTGTGCTATGTCAAAACTG GGCCTGGAGTGTTGGATTACACACTTCATACGGAAGACCATAAATGCAAAAAGGATGTATTACTTGGCAGAATCAAGCATTTGCCAGACAAAACATGGAAACTCATTCGACCCAGACCAACAAAAACTCAATATGTTGGACCTTATTACATTTGCAAAG AGGTGGCTGTTGGAAAAGATTGCTTGTATCCTGGCCACTGCACATTTGCATACTGCCAAGAAGAAATTGATGTTTGGACTCTGGAGCGGAAAGGATTTATTTCCAGAGAACTGCTCTTCGATCCTTTTGGGCCAAACTCCAACATCAGGTTGACTGTTCCCAAGATCTTGCAGGAGCATCATGGGAtattcatgtttctctgtggg GTGTGCTTTGACCACAAACCCAGAATAATCAGCAAGACCAACAAAGATGACCCTTCAGTTTGTTCTCATCCTGTGACAAAGCATGACTTTGAGGATCATAA GTGCCTGGTCCACATTTTGAAAGAGAATACAGTCCGGTATTCCAAAATAAGACCCTTGAGTCCCCATTGCCAGCTGGATCTTTGTCGCCACGAAGTCCGGTACGGTTGCGTGAGAGAGGATGACTGTTTCTACGCCCACAGCCTCATCGAGCTGAAGGTCTGGATGATGCAGCACGAGCTTG GTATCACTCACGAAAACATTGTCCAAGAGGCTAATAAGTTTTGGAATGCAACAGCTTCATTGCAGGGAGCTCAG CTTCCCAGTGCACTGAGAAGATTTGGACCTCCGAATCTGAAGATGATGTTTGTTTGTGGCCAGTGCTGGAGAAACGGCCAACTAAGTGAAGCTGACAAAAACAAGAAGTATTGCACAGCCAAGGCAAGACACAC gTGGGCAAAAGACAGGCGGGTGGTGCTTGTAAGTTCCCATGAAAGGAAAAAGTGGACAACTGTAAGACCGCTTCCAACCAAAAAACCCATTCCATCTCAATTTGAG ATTTGCATGCATGTGACAGCTGGCAAGAAGTGTCAGTACATTGGGAACTGCACATTTGCTCACAGTGTGGAAGAAAGAGACCTTTGGACCTACATGAAGGAAAACAACA TTGGAGATATGGATCAACTTTATGAGCAATGGCTGCAGTCTCAAAGGCCTGGCTGGGGTGATGAAACTTCCACTAACTCAGTCAGAGAAAATGGGAAACAGATCCACATGCCAACTGACTACGCAGAGGAAGTG GCTGGCAATCATTGTTGGCTCTGTGGTAAAAACTGCAACAGTGAGAAGCAGTGGCAGCAGCATATCacttcagaaaaacacaaagaacgAGTTTTCAACTCTGAGGATGATCAGAATTGCTGGCAGTATCGATTTCCCACAGGCACTTTCAAAGTTTGTGAGAG GTTCCTCAAAGGCACGTGCACAGAGGATGACTTGTGTAAGCTGGCTCACGGGGAGCAGGAACTAAAAGAATGGAGGGAGCGCAGGGAATTCCTTTTGATGAAACTTGCCAAAGCCACAAAAGACCATCTTATAGCACCAAATGACAATGACTTTGGAAAATACAGTTTTCTGCTTAAAGACATTAAATAA
- the rmi2 gene encoding recQ-mediated genome instability protein 2 — translation MSKVEKTDVERTRPPPVKVLSGQLRAAGNWGTADSGAGCVIRLGRGRSLPVSLVWMQGTVLEVQQDRDTVLLMDETGTFIVQGVNNIPKGKPCLSQGKYVMVMGIIQAISPEPAIRAVKMADLSELAALHRRMWKLEVDDLQQVLA, via the exons ATGTCCAAAGTAGAGAAGACAGACGTGGAAAGGACACGTCCCCCGCCTGTTAAAGTGCTGTCGGGACAGCTGAGGGCGGCAGGGAACTGGGGCACCGCTGATAGCGGGGCCGGCTGTGTAATTAGACTGGGCAGGGGACGCTCTTTGCCTGTCTCGCTGGTGTGGATGCAGGGGACTGTGCTGGAAGTCCAGCAGGACAGAGACACCGTGCTGTTGATGGATGAGACGGGGACTTTCATTGTTCAGGGTGTTAACAACATCCCCAAAGGGAAACCGTGCTTGTCCCAAG GGAAATATGTCATGGTGATGGGCATCATTCAGGCGATCTCACCAGAACCAGCCATCCGTGCAGTGAAGATGGCAGACCTCTCGGAGCTTGCTGCACTTCACAGACGTATGTGGAAGCTTGAGGTGGATGACCTGCAGCAGGTGCTGGCTTGA
- the ubfd1 gene encoding ubiquitin domain-containing protein UBFD1 — translation MATQDGSEEVIMETEAKPKEAESLGEDVEKGGAEATSHTDAGNSTTQDSNISNGDDTEDKETVDLKIIWNKNKYDLKIPVDSTGAKLKESIHSLTGLPPAMQKVMYKGLLPEDKTLREIKITNGAKIMVVGSTINDVLAVNTPKEVIQQEVKAEENKKEPLCRQKQHRKVLDKGKPDDIMPAIKGTKERLPTVPLSGMYNKSGGKVRLTFKLEQDQLWIGTKERTEKVPMGSIKNIVSEPIEGHEDYHMMAFQLGPTEASQYWVYWVPAQFVDAIKDTVLGKWQYF, via the exons ATGGCGACGCAGGATG gaagtgaagaagtcaTAATGGAAACTGAGGCAAAACCAAAAGAAGCTGAATCACTAGGTGAAGATGTTGAAAAAGGTGGTGCAGAAGCGACGTCTCACACAGATGCAGGAAACTCCACAACTCAGGACTCTAATATTAGCAATGGGGATGATACAGAGGACAAGGAAACAGTGGACTTGAAGATAATttggaacaaaaataaatatgatctGAAAATTCCTGTTGATAGCACCGGAGCCAAACTAAAAGAGAGCATTCACTCACTCACTG gtCTTCCACCGGCAATGCAAAAAGTGATGTATAAAGGATTGCTTCCAGAGGACAAGACGCTACGTGAAATAAAGATTACAAATGGTGCAAAAATAATGGTAGTAGGATCTACAATAAATGATGTATTAGCTGTAAATACACCCAAAGAAGTCATCCAGCAGGAAGTTAAAgctgaagaaaacaagaaggAGCCTTTATGCAGGCAAAAG CAACATAGGAAAGTTTTGGACAAAGGTAAACCTGATGACATCATGCCAGCTATTAAAGGAACAAAG GAACGATTACCAACAGTGCCTTTATCCGGAATGTATAACAAATCCGGAGGAAAAGTTAGACTCACATTCAAGCTGGAGCAAGATCAGTTGTGGATTGGAACAAAAG AGAGGACGGAGAAAGTCCCAATGGGCTCCATTAAAAACATAGTGTCTGAACCCATCGAAGGCCATGAGGACTATCACATGATG GCTTTTCAGCTGGGTCCAACGGAAGCTTCGCAGTATTGGGTCTACTGGGTGCCTGCACAGTTTGTCGATGCAATCAAAGACACAGTCCTTGGAAAATGGCAGTATTTCTAA
- the LOC113020475 gene encoding UNC93-like protein MFSD11 produces MADRRTFNVVILGVGFLFIFTAFTTCGNVEQTVVKSLGNSTFTGSGYHSLGIIYGVFSFSNLLAPMIVTVIGPKFTMFLSGLLYSGYIAMFIVPSTWSFYLTSVLIGIGAAMLWTAQGQFLVENSEASTINRNTGMFWALLQCSMLFGNLYIYFDWNGRTEIPDNSRRNIFLSLLVISILGTLSFLVLRKSHHEEEMLSEEEGQSLLSTRTMYKHRANTAMQDTKSEFKTILQLLKTKTTLLLSPCMAYSGLELSFYSGVYGTCIGATAQFAEAAKGLIGISGIVVGIGEIVGGGLFGLLCKNSRFRRTSVVFLGMVAHFVAFYLIFLNIPDDAPIVFETTSLKKPYLTPSVSIALLCSFLLGLGDSCFNTQLYSILGHVYAEESTPAFAIFKFIQSVCAAAAFFYSGYIMLMWQLLLMVILGFTGTLCFFVVERMQNFSVDIQEF; encoded by the exons ATGGCAGACAGAAGGACTTTCAACGTTGTGATTTTGGGTGTgggatttttgtttattttcaccgCCTTCACCACCTGTGGAAATGTTGAG CAAACTGTAGTGAAAAGCCTGGGAAATTCTACTTTCACTGGAAGTGGGTACCACAG CCTTGGAATCATCTATGGAGTCTTCTCGTTCTCCAATCTGCTTGCACCAATGATTGTTACAGTTATTGGACCAAAATTTACCATGTTTCTGAGCGGCCTGCTGTACAG TGGTTACATTGCGATGTTCATCGTCCCCTCGACATGGTCTTTTTACTTGACCTCCGTTCTCATCGGCATAGGAGCAGCCA TGCTCTGGACAGCTCAAGGACAGTTTCTGGTGGAAAACTCAGAGGCCTCCACCATCAACAGAAACACTGGAATGTTCTGGGCTCTCCTACAGTGCAG CATGTTGTTTGGTaatctttacatttattttgactGGAATGGAAGAACAGAAATACCAG ACAACAGCAGgagaaacatttttctgtccCTGCTGGTTATATCCATCCTCGGCACACTTAGCTTCCTGGTGTTGAGAAAGAGCCATCATGAAGAGGAGATGCTCTCTGAAGAGGAAGGGCAGTCACTGCTCTCAACTCGCACGAT GTACAAGCACAGAGCGAACACTGCCATGCAGGATACTAAATCGGAGTTCA AAACCATCCTACAACTGCTGAAGACTAAAACTACCCTTCTTCTGAGTCCTTGCATGGCGTACAGCG GCCTTGAGCTATCTTTTTACAGTGGAGTGTATGGGACGTGTATCGGAGCAACTGCACAGTTTGCAGAAGCAGCTAAAGGCTTGATTGGGATCTCAGGGATTGTTGTAGGCATTGGAGAAATAGTAG GTGGGGGTTTGTTTGGATTGTTGTGCAAGAACAGCCGCTTCAGACGAACTTCTGTGGTGTTTCTGGGAATGGTTGCCCATTTTGTTGCTTTCTATTTGATCTTTCTTAACATCCCTGATGATGCCCCCATTGTTTTTGAAACCACGTCCCTAAAGAAGCCATATCTAACTCCAAG tgTATCCATTGCCCTGCTGTGCAGCTTTTTGCTTGGACTCGGGGACAGCTGTTTCAACACACAGCTCTACAGCATATTAGGCCATGTTTATGCTGAAGAAAGCACGCCGGCTTTCGCCATTTTTAAATTCATCCAG TCTGTCTGTGCAGCAGCTGCGTTCTTCTACAGCGGTTACATCATGCTGATGTGGCAGCTCCTGCTGATGGTCATCCTGGGCTTCACTGGAACACTTTGCTTCTTCGTGGTGGAGAGGATGCAGAACTTCTCTGTAGATATACAGGAATTTTAG
- the kdm8 gene encoding lysine-specific demethylase 8 — MASLWSKISPVLPANEDQFPLKFSDKVELSVVEMLQQSRKQLYGDITSSSRLLNAQIILDISWEKLNTGTWRHVDKEWRRVYSYGCLFKVAALCCESPSEDKILEAVRTCDMGLIMGAAIMGDILQVIVRILQSHIRTLSSTKEEDESEHAEVKRIKIESPLVSAIKEESAVLRIKCPSLESFKTNFLLPLKPVILEGIIDHWPAFNKHPWSIEYLRSVAGCRTVPVEVGSRYTDEDWSQTLLTVNEFIDRYVLNKDGVKALGYLAQHQLFDQIPELKDDIRLPDYCCLGEGDEEDITVNAWFGPGGTVSPLHQDPQQNFLAQVVGSKYIRLYSPEDTGKLYPHQSQLLHNTSQVQVENPDAERFPEFARAPYLECVLQPGDVLFIPVRHWHYVRSLELSFSVSFWWS; from the exons ATGGCATCGCTGTGGTCAAAAATCTCTCCAGTACTGCCTGCTAATGAAGACCAGTTTCCACTGAAATTCAGTGACAAAGTGGAGCTGAGTGTGGTGGAAATGCTGCAACAGTCCAGGAAGCAGTTGTACGGAGACATCACAAGTTCCAGCCGGTTGCTTAATGCTCAGattattttggacatttcaTGGGAGAAGCTCAACACCGGAACATGGCGGCATGTGGACAAGGAGTGGAGGCGCGTTTACTCATATGGCTGCCTCTTCAAAGTGGCGGCACTGTGTTGTGAAAGTCCTTCCGAAGACAAGATCCTGGAGGCTGTTCGGACTTGTGACATGGGTCTAATCATGGGCGCGGCCATCATGGGTGATATACTTCAGGTTATTGTTCGGATTCTGCAAAGTCACATAAGGACATTGAGCTCTACTAAAGAAGAGGATGAGAGTGAACATGCTGAGGTCAAG AGAATAAAGATTGAAAGCCCGCTTGTCTCTGCAATCAAAGAAGAGTCGGCGGTTCTCAGGATAAAGTGTCCTTCACTGGAAAGTTTCAAAACAAACTTCCTGCTCCCCCTCAAACCGGTGATTTTAGAAGGAATCATCGACCATTGGCCTGCTTTCAACAAACACCcctggag CATAGAATACCTGAGGTCTGTGGCCGGCTGCCGGACTGTTCCTGTTGAGGTGGGATCCAGGTACACTGATGAGGATTGGTCACAAACGCTGCTCACGGTCAATGAATTCATTGATAGATATGTTTTGAATAAA GATGGAGTGAAAGCTTTGGGTTATTTGGCTCAGCACCAGCTTTTTGACCAG ATACCAGAGCTCAAGGATGATATCCGCCTCCCTGATTATTGCTGTCTTGGTGAAGGCGACGAAGAGGATATTACTGTGAATGCGTGGTTTGGTCCCGGGGGTACAGTCTCTCCTCTTCACCAAGATCCTCAACAGAACTTTCTGGCGCAG GTAGTGGGAAGCAAATACATTCGCCTATATTCCCCCGAGGACACAGGCAAGCTGTACCCTCAtcaatcacagctgcttcaCAATACCAGTCAG GTGCAGGTGGAAAATCCAGATGCCGAGCGCTTCCCGGAGTTTGCCAGAGCTCCGTATCTCGAATGCGTGTTACAGCCTGGAGATGTTCTTTTCATCCCTGTCCGACACTGGCACTACGTCCGCTCCTTAGAGCTCAGCTTCTCTGTCAGCTTCTGGTGGTCGTGA